The DNA segment CCGTCCCCTGGTCCGGTTCCCGGGAATTCGGGGGGGATCCCCCCCGTCGTCCCGTCACGGTGGATGACGGCCACGGGCACGGACTTCGCCGTGGAGTCCGCGGCCATTCGCCCAGAGATGCGGCGGCTCTCACCTAACGCAAGGCGGGTCGCCTTCGGCCGTCGGGACGACGTTTCGATTCGCGTGACGGGAGCGCTCATCGGGGGCGCCGGGCGCGGTCCCACATCGCGAGCTGGTCGTCGATCCAGCCCTCGATCCGCTCCGCGGCGAACTCATGCCTCAGGAACAGGTTGAGCTGCACGCGCGCGACGCCCGGAATCCCTCCCGCCTTGGCCTCGTCCGCGAGGGCCTCCGCCAGGGAGGGCGTCCGCCCGGCCAGGTAGAGCCCCGTGGGGTCCTTCGTCTCCGCCAGGAGGACGCACCGCGGCAGGGCGGAGAGGACGCGCTGCCGCACGGCGGGGTTGACCTCCCCGATGCCCACGAAGAGGTTGTACACCACGAGCCCCGGGGACCGGGCGCCCTGGAGGGGCGTGAGCATGCCGAACGTCCCGTCGCGGAACATGGCGTCGCGGTGGGCGCGCACGGTCTTGGGCGTGAGGCGGCACCGTTTCCCGAGGTCTTGCAGGGACGCGCGAGGCTGGCGGATCAGGGCCCGGAGCACGCGCAGGTCCAGGGGAGAAAGCACGGTGGGCTCGTCGGCGGCGTCGAAGAACCGAGGCGAGATCGCGAACACGGGAGGTCCCAGGAGGTCAACGAGTTCTCGGGGCGGCCCACGGGTCGCGGCATCGAGGTACGCGTTGACGCTCACGACGTGGTCGAGTCGCTCGAGGGCCCAGACCACGGGGTCGACACGGAGCGCCGCCTCGATCGCCTTCTCGGGTCGCGACGGGGGACGGAACGCGAAGATGCGGGACGTGCGGCGGAACACGGCGGGT comes from the Thermoplasmata archaeon genome and includes:
- a CDS encoding winged helix-turn-helix transcriptional regulator translates to MADETDFQILVRLWRDPFASYEAIGHGLELSGNTAKNRIERLREDGLIGGIWVLPSPAVFRRTSRIFAFRPPSRPEKAIEAALRVDPVVWALERLDHVVSVNAYLDAATRGPPRELVDLLGPPVFAISPRFFDAADEPTVLSPLDLRVLRALIRQPRASLQDLGKRCRLTPKTVRAHRDAMFRDGTFGMLTPLQGARSPGLVVYNLFVGIGEVNPAVRQRVLSALPRCVLLAETKDPTGLYLAGRTPSLAEALADEAKAGGIPGVARVQLNLFLRHEFAAERIEGWIDDQLAMWDRARRPR